In the genome of Cutibacterium equinum, one region contains:
- the pdxR gene encoding MocR-like pyridoxine biosynthesis transcription factor PdxR has translation MRPDLVVDVPLDLPADSRPLPVRICEGMRELIMDGVLAPGDHLPSTRALSAQLAVSRGTVVASYEQLEAEGYLVASSGSGTQVNLDLRGLHRRSATPTPPPPPRHHHGIDLTPGAPDTSGLANSAWRSAWRRACVQPRRITDPLGSPRLRHEIAEHLRQMRSLLADPRHVVVTGGARAGLAELIQVLCDGSGCLTVGVESPGYPSLRKVPTALGHRIIGLPTDDQGLDPDGLPTGGDARNVDAVLVTPSHQYPWGGSLSASRRAAVIEWAESAGCWIIEDDFDSELRHVGAPLPALASLDAQHTIVLGTFSSVLTPALGCGYLVVPPELVGPFARQRQATGQPVAAIVQEAVADYLSTGALRRRTQRMRQVYRRRRDTVIDILGSVPGATLQPIDGGLHAVLRVDGCEEEVVEGCRREGVGVTPLSTYWGSTDADAAGIVLGFGSHDDDTLAAALTTIARVVADRTGS, from the coding sequence ATGAGACCGGACCTCGTCGTCGACGTCCCCCTGGACCTGCCTGCCGACTCCCGCCCACTCCCGGTGCGGATCTGTGAAGGGATGCGCGAACTCATCATGGACGGGGTTCTTGCCCCTGGCGACCACCTGCCAAGCACCAGGGCGTTGTCGGCTCAGCTCGCAGTCTCCCGGGGCACTGTCGTCGCCTCCTACGAACAGCTGGAGGCCGAAGGGTATCTCGTCGCGTCGAGCGGGTCAGGAACCCAGGTCAATCTCGATTTACGGGGTCTCCATCGACGCTCTGCCACCCCGACCCCTCCCCCACCTCCTCGCCACCACCACGGAATCGATTTGACTCCGGGAGCGCCCGACACCTCCGGGTTGGCGAACTCGGCATGGCGGTCAGCGTGGCGTCGTGCCTGCGTCCAGCCGCGCCGGATCACCGATCCGCTGGGGTCTCCTCGGCTGCGTCATGAGATCGCTGAACACCTGCGTCAGATGCGAAGCCTGCTCGCCGATCCTCGACACGTCGTCGTCACTGGCGGCGCTCGCGCTGGTCTCGCCGAACTCATTCAGGTGCTCTGCGATGGGTCTGGGTGCCTGACGGTCGGGGTCGAGAGCCCTGGGTACCCCAGCCTGAGGAAGGTGCCGACGGCGCTTGGCCATCGCATCATCGGACTGCCGACTGACGATCAGGGACTCGACCCCGACGGCCTTCCGACCGGAGGTGATGCGAGGAATGTCGATGCGGTGCTCGTCACACCGAGTCACCAGTACCCCTGGGGAGGGTCCTTGTCGGCGAGTCGTCGTGCTGCCGTCATCGAGTGGGCCGAGAGTGCGGGTTGTTGGATCATCGAAGACGACTTCGACTCCGAGCTGCGTCACGTCGGCGCCCCCCTGCCAGCGTTGGCTTCCCTGGATGCCCAGCACACCATTGTGCTGGGAACCTTCTCCTCGGTGCTGACCCCTGCCCTGGGCTGTGGGTATCTGGTGGTCCCGCCTGAGTTGGTCGGCCCTTTCGCCCGGCAGCGTCAGGCCACCGGCCAACCCGTTGCGGCCATCGTCCAGGAGGCCGTCGCCGATTACCTGTCGACCGGGGCGTTGCGGCGTCGCACTCAGCGGATGCGCCAGGTGTACCGACGTCGACGCGACACCGTCATCGACATTCTCGGGTCGGTGCCAGGTGCGACCTTGCAGCCGATCGACGGCGGATTGCACGCGGTGTTGCGTGTTGACGGCTGTGAGGAGGAGGTCGTCGAGGGTTGTCGTCGTGAGGGGGTGGGGGTCACACCGTTGTCGACCTACTGGGGATCGACCGACGCCGACGCGGCCGGGATCGTGCTGGGTTTCGGAAGCCACGACGACGACACCCTGGCAGCAGCCTTGACGACGATCGCCCGGGTGGTCGCCGACCGCACCGGCTCATGA